One window of Candidatus Nanosynbacter sp. HMT-352 genomic DNA carries:
- a CDS encoding ATP-dependent Clp protease ATP-binding subunit has product MSEDFSELEPRLTETARASLGRAGFLAHNEGSEYVGTEHILLGVLAQNSSLGAKILAENGVTLDRAEMALNLTAKPLVITIVSKGLSAEVVELIRIAWQLAVEFGQEKIGTEHIVYGMLQQHEARATKLLRDMNVDIDNLRGSLEDVFDKQQFESLQSERSTASKNSGDLRVLEKFGVDLTRRASEGFLDPVIGRASEIQRMITILGRRSKNNPALIGEPGVGKTAVVEGLAQRVADNKVPEFLKGKRLFQLDLTAMIAGTKYRGQFEERLQKVLVVAKKHQEVILFIDELHLLVGAGSAEGSMDAANVLKPALSRGEVRLIGATTFDEYRKHIEKDAALSRRFQSVTVNEPSPEEAVDMMRGLRRKLAKHHQVQIPDEMLTEAVDLSRRYVTERFLPDKAIDVIDEAASLLKSSSPIKLSRKDKLARQIKRLAGKIDAAVEAEDYEKAAEFKMQMRQLELQAEALKDEVSDKPVLTDEYLRRAVSAMTNIPIDKLSLNQMKDLIRLEKRLSQSVLGQNEAIEQLARAIRRNKAGLSRQSGPLGSFIFLGPTGVGKTELARVLAREVFGGDDSLIKIDMSEFSERHTASRLVGAPAGYVGYEDGGKLTDKVRRRPYSVVLFDEIEKAHPDVLNLLLQILEDGKLSDSHGRTVSFRQTIIILTSNVGAEQMIQDSELGFGASGQKKLASENRHEKNSRAALRELEEFLRPELIGRFDSVITFKPLSRSVVRKIFDNLTSDLIEAVGRHGMTLDIASSAKRWLIDRGFDEQRGVRVLRRTIQSELADPLSDALLSNKAKPGDTLEAKIDNDKVVINVNRA; this is encoded by the coding sequence ATGTCAGAAGATTTTTCTGAATTAGAACCTCGGCTGACGGAAACGGCTCGAGCCAGTTTGGGGCGAGCTGGTTTTCTGGCGCATAATGAGGGGAGTGAATATGTTGGCACGGAGCATATTTTGCTTGGTGTGTTGGCACAAAATTCGTCGCTAGGCGCGAAGATTTTGGCTGAAAACGGCGTAACTTTGGATCGTGCGGAAATGGCGTTGAACCTGACTGCGAAGCCGCTGGTGATTACGATTGTAAGTAAGGGTTTGAGTGCTGAAGTTGTTGAGTTGATAAGAATTGCTTGGCAATTAGCGGTTGAATTTGGGCAGGAAAAAATTGGCACGGAACACATCGTTTATGGAATGTTGCAACAGCACGAGGCGCGAGCGACTAAATTGCTGCGAGATATGAACGTTGACATTGACAATCTGCGTGGAAGTCTGGAAGACGTGTTTGATAAACAGCAATTTGAATCTCTGCAGAGTGAACGCAGTACGGCAAGTAAAAATTCTGGCGATTTGCGAGTTTTGGAGAAATTCGGTGTCGATTTGACGCGGCGTGCCAGCGAAGGATTTTTGGATCCGGTGATTGGTCGAGCGTCGGAAATTCAGCGAATGATCACGATTTTAGGTCGGCGTAGCAAGAATAATCCAGCGCTAATTGGCGAACCTGGCGTCGGTAAAACTGCGGTCGTTGAGGGCTTGGCGCAAAGAGTTGCTGATAATAAAGTTCCCGAATTTTTGAAGGGTAAGCGACTTTTTCAATTGGATTTGACGGCGATGATTGCTGGAACGAAATATCGCGGGCAATTTGAGGAGCGATTGCAAAAAGTTCTGGTGGTCGCGAAAAAACATCAAGAAGTTATTTTGTTTATTGACGAGTTGCATCTGTTGGTTGGTGCTGGTTCGGCCGAAGGCTCGATGGATGCGGCGAATGTATTGAAGCCAGCATTGTCACGAGGCGAGGTGCGACTAATTGGCGCGACGACGTTTGATGAATATCGAAAACATATCGAAAAAGACGCTGCGTTATCACGGCGCTTTCAGTCGGTAACGGTTAATGAGCCATCGCCAGAAGAGGCGGTAGATATGATGCGAGGCTTGAGAAGAAAATTAGCCAAACATCATCAAGTTCAGATTCCTGACGAAATGTTGACTGAGGCGGTGGATTTGAGCCGGCGTTACGTGACGGAGCGATTTTTGCCAGATAAAGCGATCGACGTGATTGACGAGGCGGCGAGTTTATTGAAGTCTAGTTCGCCAATAAAATTGTCACGTAAGGATAAGTTGGCTCGCCAAATTAAGCGATTGGCTGGAAAAATTGACGCCGCGGTCGAAGCTGAGGATTATGAAAAAGCCGCAGAGTTTAAGATGCAAATGAGGCAATTGGAATTACAAGCCGAAGCGCTGAAAGATGAAGTCAGCGATAAACCTGTGTTGACTGATGAATACTTGCGGCGAGCGGTTTCGGCAATGACGAATATTCCGATTGACAAATTATCGTTAAATCAGATGAAGGATTTGATTCGTCTGGAGAAGCGACTGAGTCAAAGTGTTCTTGGTCAGAATGAAGCGATTGAGCAACTGGCACGCGCGATTCGTCGTAATAAAGCCGGGCTAAGTCGTCAGAGCGGGCCGCTTGGGTCGTTTATCTTTCTGGGTCCGACTGGAGTTGGTAAGACGGAATTGGCGCGAGTTCTAGCGCGGGAAGTTTTTGGCGGCGATGATAGTTTGATTAAAATTGACATGAGCGAGTTTTCCGAGCGTCACACGGCTAGTCGGCTGGTTGGTGCGCCGGCTGGTTATGTTGGCTATGAGGATGGCGGGAAATTAACGGATAAAGTTCGTCGTCGACCATATAGTGTGGTGTTGTTTGATGAAATTGAAAAGGCGCATCCTGACGTTCTGAATTTGCTTTTGCAGATTTTGGAGGACGGCAAGTTGAGCGATTCTCACGGACGAACGGTGAGTTTTCGGCAGACGATTATCATCTTGACGAGCAACGTCGGCGCTGAGCAAATGATTCAAGATTCGGAGCTGGGATTTGGCGCGTCTGGGCAGAAAAAGTTGGCTAGCGAAAATCGTCACGAGAAAAATTCGCGTGCCGCTCTGCGTGAGCTTGAGGAGTTTTTGCGTCCAGAATTGATTGGCAGATTTGATAGCGTGATTACGTTTAAGCCGTTGTCTCGTTCGGTCGTGCGAAAGATTTTTGACAATCTCACGTCTGACTTAATCGAAGCTGTTGGTCGACATGGAATGACGCTTGATATTGCTTCTTCGGCGAAGCGTTGGTTGATTGATCGAGGATTTGACGAGCAACGCGGCGTGCGAGTTTTAAGACGAACAATTCAGTCGGAGTTGGCGGATCCGTTGAGTGATGCTTTATTGTCCAATAAAGCAAAACCTGGCGACACGCTGGAGGCTAAAATTGATAATGATAAGGTGGTGATTAATGTCAATCGTGCGTAA
- the nusA gene encoding transcription termination factor NusA, whose protein sequence is MEDLNIKQLTLAVRTIAEEKNLPEETVLSVIEQAIAAAWRRDNGTRDQLVRASLNINNGTAVVSVVKTVVEEVENDANQIDLEEANEIDPAAELGGEVVMETHNVTTFGRVAAQTAKQVILQRLREAEREVVLAEFEDKIGTVVIGTVQRVEPRVVRIELGKAVGIMPQSEQIPGEYYGVGRRIKVYIKDIEREGRGPQLILSRGNEEFVRFLFNQEVPEMETGAVEIKAIAREAGRRTKLAVSSALPGVDPVGTFVGGHGARVQAVMNEIGEQEKIDIIPYEEDAAGFIANAMSPAEVLSVTVNEDEKRATVYVSEDQQSIAIGRAGQNVRLASRLTGYELDIEAKAPVKAEPKPRKNIEDSLMSVVEEVAE, encoded by the coding sequence ATGGAAGATTTGAACATTAAGCAGTTGACGTTGGCAGTGCGTACGATTGCTGAGGAAAAAAACTTGCCAGAAGAAACAGTTTTGAGCGTGATTGAGCAGGCTATTGCGGCGGCTTGGCGTCGTGATAACGGTACGCGAGATCAGTTGGTTCGCGCAAGCTTGAATATCAACAACGGTACGGCTGTTGTGTCGGTTGTTAAAACTGTTGTTGAAGAAGTTGAGAATGATGCCAATCAAATTGACCTAGAGGAAGCTAATGAAATAGATCCTGCGGCTGAACTTGGCGGTGAAGTTGTGATGGAAACTCATAATGTGACGACTTTTGGTCGAGTTGCTGCTCAGACCGCTAAGCAAGTGATTCTGCAGCGTTTGCGCGAGGCTGAGCGTGAAGTTGTCTTGGCGGAATTTGAAGATAAAATCGGTACGGTTGTTATTGGTACGGTTCAGCGAGTTGAGCCACGTGTCGTGCGAATTGAACTTGGCAAGGCTGTTGGAATTATGCCTCAGAGTGAGCAAATTCCTGGCGAATATTACGGTGTTGGTCGTCGAATTAAGGTTTATATTAAGGACATTGAGCGCGAAGGTCGCGGTCCGCAATTGATTCTTAGTCGCGGCAATGAAGAATTTGTACGATTCTTGTTCAATCAAGAAGTCCCAGAGATGGAAACTGGTGCGGTTGAGATTAAGGCAATCGCTCGCGAAGCTGGTCGCCGAACCAAATTGGCGGTTTCTTCAGCGCTACCTGGCGTTGATCCAGTTGGTACGTTTGTTGGCGGTCACGGCGCCCGCGTTCAGGCTGTGATGAATGAAATTGGCGAGCAGGAAAAGATTGACATTATTCCATACGAGGAAGATGCGGCTGGATTTATTGCTAATGCGATGAGTCCGGCAGAGGTTTTGAGCGTGACTGTCAATGAAGACGAGAAGCGTGCGACGGTTTATGTTAGCGAAGATCAGCAGTCGATAGCAATCGGTCGCGCTGGACAGAATGTTCGCTTGGCAAGTCGATTGACTGGTTATGAATTAGACATCGAAGCAAAAGCTCCTGTTAAGGCGGAGCCAAAACCTCGAAAGAATATTGAGGATAGCTTGATGAGCGTAGTTGAGGAGGTGGCGGAATAA
- a CDS encoding GNAT family N-acetyltransferase, protein MNPEIYLTKLSVNDDEALERAAIAHSESVLGCEFTNGAKKDLIEYVEDMNNYCGSDVFAIDAPGEELSSGLMTVCSNGDGEVTIEDLFVREAARKRGIGRAAIEALAGEYPDARAVKLYSLKSAEGFYQRIGFDQISPADNKCLSLWRKELD, encoded by the coding sequence ATGAATCCTGAAATATATCTTACCAAATTGTCGGTGAATGATGATGAGGCCTTGGAACGGGCGGCTATAGCTCATTCGGAGTCTGTTTTGGGCTGCGAGTTCACGAATGGCGCGAAAAAGGATTTAATAGAATATGTAGAAGACATGAATAATTACTGCGGTAGCGATGTTTTTGCCATCGATGCTCCTGGTGAAGAGTTGTCATCTGGGCTTATGACTGTATGTTCTAATGGTGACGGCGAGGTTACTATAGAAGATCTTTTTGTTAGAGAAGCTGCGCGCAAGCGAGGAATTGGTCGGGCGGCTATTGAAGCTTTGGCTGGTGAATATCCAGACGCGCGTGCTGTCAAATTGTATTCCTTGAAATCCGCTGAAGGATTTTACCAAAGAATTGGATTTGACCAAATATCGCCGGCTGATAATAAGTGTTTATCTCTTTGGCGAAAAGAATTGGATTGA
- a CDS encoding HNH endonuclease family protein yields MRVNKIRRRQVVIALVILVAGVAVWASRISQPEPQTIQTSTQRELFGASNAKSELEKIEVKGRAPKTGYSRKQFGNGWGKINGCSVREVILVRDLTDEKIDEKCRVLSGVLNDPYTGQTIQFQRGEKTSSKVQIDHVVALSDAWQKGAQQISPEEREKLANDPLNLLAVDGPANQAKGDGDAATWLPSNKSFRCQYIARQVAVKRKYHLWVTEAEKSAMSGILEKCVEV; encoded by the coding sequence ATGAGGGTGAATAAAATACGACGTCGGCAAGTGGTGATTGCGCTGGTAATTTTGGTGGCTGGCGTGGCGGTTTGGGCCTCGCGAATTTCGCAACCCGAACCTCAGACAATTCAAACTTCAACGCAACGAGAATTATTTGGTGCTTCGAACGCCAAATCGGAATTGGAAAAAATAGAAGTTAAAGGACGTGCGCCAAAGACTGGCTATTCCAGAAAGCAATTCGGCAACGGCTGGGGCAAAATTAACGGGTGCTCTGTGCGGGAAGTGATTCTGGTGCGAGATTTGACGGATGAGAAAATTGATGAAAAATGTCGAGTTTTGTCGGGTGTGCTGAATGATCCGTACACTGGTCAAACAATTCAATTTCAGCGCGGCGAAAAAACCAGCTCTAAGGTTCAGATTGATCACGTCGTGGCTTTGAGCGATGCTTGGCAAAAGGGCGCACAGCAAATTTCTCCAGAGGAGCGAGAGAAATTGGCGAACGATCCGTTAAATCTATTGGCGGTTGACGGTCCAGCGAACCAGGCCAAAGGCGATGGCGACGCGGCAACTTGGCTACCGAGTAATAAATCTTTTAGGTGTCAATATATTGCGCGACAAGTGGCTGTGAAACGAAAATATCATTTGTGGGTAACGGAAGCTGAAAAAAGCGCGATGTCGGGAATTCTGGAAAAGTGCGTGGAAGTGTAA
- a CDS encoding M1 family metallopeptidase — MTKVPRLLDTFTPNHYNLTLDLTRAEEKEFSGTVIISGESTGESISLHSKGLTIQSATIDNQPADVSFGEFDELRLSQPNLENGKHTIHIIFSGNITDAMHGLYPCYFTHDGIKKQLFATQFESHHAREVFPCVDEPAAKAEYDLTLVTRTGITVLGNMPVKYEEENGNSLTTTFEKTPRMSSYLLAFVIGELHKKSARTKSGVEVNIWATPAQNENTLDFALDIATRSIDFYDEYFGVKYPLPKSDHVALPDFSSGAMENWGLITYRESCLLADPELTPESSRRFIATVIAHELSHQWFGNLVTMQWWNDLWLNESFANMMEYVAIDALQPDWHMWEDFATNEVTAALRRDSLDGVQSVQADVNHPDEISTLFDPAIVYAKGGRLLVMVRKLIGEEAFRAGLKSYFEKFAYKNTVGNDLWQELESASGQPIVNLMNAWISQPGLPVVSVSSSHDAAILSQERFFIGEHQPSDTLWPIPLFANQPLDVKILDQKETTVSIEKPLQLNCGLSAHFVTKYDESTREYLLKNITELPTLDKICILQDATILARAGFENSASLLPLALSLKTETNEKVFGMAASALTELRKFVDGNDAARDSLKKISGEFARATFEELGWDEKAGESDDDRERRTTALSLMMYSEDEEVLNEAKTRFDSNKLEDLPTEIRALIISANVRHFETPEMIENLFSAYKNTPSNDLQNDIAIGLTSTKNPETAEKILANIKNSNIIRPQDASRWFVYLIRTRESRQIAWNWLKENWAWVEDTFGEDKSYDDFIRYAATALLTTDELDDFRQFFEPMMDIPALARTIKLGITEISARVELIKRDKEAVISAL; from the coding sequence ATGACTAAAGTTCCACGCTTACTTGACACATTCACACCAAATCATTACAACCTAACTCTTGATTTAACACGCGCCGAGGAAAAAGAATTTTCTGGCACAGTTATCATTTCTGGCGAGTCCACCGGCGAATCAATTTCACTACACTCCAAAGGCTTAACAATTCAATCAGCCACAATCGACAATCAGCCCGCCGACGTTTCATTTGGTGAGTTTGACGAATTGAGATTATCTCAGCCGAACCTTGAAAACGGAAAACACACAATTCACATCATTTTTTCCGGAAATATTACTGACGCAATGCACGGCTTGTATCCTTGTTATTTCACTCACGACGGCATTAAAAAACAACTTTTCGCTACTCAATTTGAATCACATCACGCCCGCGAAGTTTTCCCTTGTGTTGATGAGCCGGCCGCCAAAGCTGAATATGATTTGACACTGGTCACCCGAACAGGAATAACGGTTTTGGGAAATATGCCCGTAAAATACGAAGAAGAAAATGGCAATTCTCTCACGACGACATTTGAGAAAACACCACGAATGAGCAGTTACCTTCTGGCTTTCGTCATCGGTGAGTTGCACAAAAAATCCGCTCGCACCAAGTCTGGCGTCGAGGTCAACATCTGGGCAACACCAGCTCAGAATGAAAATACATTAGATTTTGCGTTAGACATCGCCACTCGCTCAATTGATTTTTATGACGAATATTTCGGGGTCAAATATCCATTGCCAAAATCCGACCACGTCGCTCTTCCCGATTTTTCCTCTGGCGCCATGGAAAATTGGGGATTGATTACTTACCGCGAAAGCTGTTTGCTTGCGGACCCAGAATTGACTCCAGAATCATCCAGGCGCTTCATTGCCACGGTTATCGCGCACGAGCTCAGCCATCAATGGTTCGGCAATTTGGTTACCATGCAGTGGTGGAACGACTTGTGGCTCAACGAAAGCTTCGCCAATATGATGGAATATGTAGCAATTGACGCGCTCCAGCCGGATTGGCATATGTGGGAAGATTTTGCCACGAATGAAGTAACGGCCGCGCTCAGACGCGACAGCTTGGACGGCGTTCAATCAGTTCAAGCCGACGTCAATCACCCAGACGAAATCAGCACTTTGTTCGACCCAGCAATTGTTTATGCCAAAGGCGGACGACTACTTGTTATGGTTAGAAAACTTATCGGCGAAGAGGCATTTCGCGCTGGTCTTAAATCATATTTTGAAAAATTCGCGTATAAAAACACTGTCGGAAATGACCTATGGCAAGAATTAGAGTCGGCGAGTGGTCAGCCAATCGTCAATCTAATGAACGCTTGGATTTCCCAACCTGGCCTTCCTGTCGTATCAGTTTCAAGCAGTCACGACGCGGCGATTCTAAGTCAGGAGAGATTCTTCATCGGCGAACACCAACCATCCGACACATTATGGCCGATTCCATTATTCGCAAACCAACCACTTGACGTAAAAATCTTGGATCAAAAAGAAACCACCGTTTCTATTGAAAAGCCATTGCAATTAAACTGCGGCTTAAGCGCCCACTTCGTCACCAAATATGACGAATCCACTCGCGAATATTTATTGAAAAACATTACAGAATTGCCAACCTTGGATAAGATTTGCATTTTACAGGACGCGACAATACTCGCCCGCGCTGGATTTGAAAACTCGGCGTCACTACTCCCATTGGCATTGTCGCTAAAAACCGAAACCAATGAAAAAGTCTTCGGTATGGCGGCTAGCGCCTTGACGGAACTGCGAAAATTCGTCGATGGCAATGACGCCGCCAGAGATTCATTAAAGAAAATTTCTGGAGAATTTGCGCGCGCCACATTTGAGGAATTGGGCTGGGATGAAAAAGCTGGCGAATCGGATGACGACCGCGAGCGGCGCACTACGGCTTTGAGTTTGATGATGTATAGTGAAGATGAAGAAGTTTTGAACGAGGCAAAAACGCGTTTTGATAGTAATAAATTGGAAGACTTACCGACAGAAATTCGAGCTTTAATTATCAGCGCAAACGTGAGGCATTTCGAGACGCCAGAGATGATTGAAAATCTCTTTTCTGCATATAAAAACACGCCGTCAAATGACCTGCAGAATGATATTGCAATTGGACTAACTTCCACCAAAAACCCTGAAACAGCAGAAAAAATTCTTGCCAACATTAAAAATTCCAATATTATCCGCCCACAAGACGCCAGCCGTTGGTTCGTGTATTTAATTCGGACCAGAGAAAGCCGCCAGATTGCTTGGAATTGGTTAAAGGAGAACTGGGCGTGGGTCGAAGATACATTTGGCGAAGATAAAAGCTACGACGATTTTATTCGCTATGCCGCCACAGCCCTACTGACAACCGACGAACTTGACGATTTCCGACAATTCTTTGAGCCGATGATGGACATTCCAGCCCTAGCCAGAACGATTAAGCTGGGAATTACCGAAATATCAGCACGAGTTGAGCTGATTAAACGAGACAAAGAGGCGGTTATTTCCGCGTTGTAA
- a CDS encoding ribonuclease HII: MILGIDEVGRGAWAGPLVIGAVVLGGAEIEGLDDSKKLTKKRRELLDEEIREQASAWALGWVPAEELDEIGMSEALKLATRRAVKEIQAKCRKNGSTFDEIIIDGTVNFLAGTPLEKYVTIIAKADGLIPSVSAASIIAKVARDKFMAKQDNIYPGYDFSSHVGYGVAKHRAAIDNLGVTPLHRLSFAPLAKYANVEVNSQNASDDGKSKNQQKDTTRQIGDKGEQVAADWLVGDGHEIIERNWRTRYCEIDIVSKKDNILYFTEVKYRKNDNFGDGLAAITNKKQQQMRFSAEIFIAKNAQYESCDMQMLAISVDGNPPVAKECVVLE; this comes from the coding sequence GTGATTCTGGGAATTGATGAAGTTGGTCGCGGCGCGTGGGCTGGACCGTTGGTGATTGGTGCGGTGGTTTTGGGTGGCGCTGAAATTGAAGGGCTTGATGATAGTAAAAAATTGACCAAAAAACGACGTGAATTGCTTGACGAGGAAATTCGCGAGCAAGCGTCGGCTTGGGCGTTGGGCTGGGTTCCTGCTGAGGAGCTGGATGAAATAGGGATGAGCGAGGCGCTTAAACTGGCTACGCGGCGCGCAGTCAAAGAAATTCAAGCGAAATGTCGGAAAAACGGCTCGACGTTTGATGAGATTATTATTGATGGGACGGTCAATTTTTTGGCGGGTACACCGCTAGAAAAGTATGTAACAATTATAGCGAAAGCCGACGGTTTGATTCCGAGCGTTTCGGCGGCGTCGATTATTGCTAAGGTGGCTCGCGATAAGTTTATGGCGAAGCAGGATAATATTTATCCGGGATATGATTTTTCTTCACACGTTGGTTATGGTGTGGCGAAGCATCGAGCGGCTATTGATAATCTGGGCGTAACTCCGCTACATCGGCTGAGTTTTGCGCCGTTGGCTAAATATGCTAATGTTGAGGTGAATTCGCAAAATGCGTCTGACGACGGAAAATCTAAAAACCAGCAAAAAGACACGACGCGTCAAATTGGTGATAAAGGTGAGCAAGTGGCGGCAGATTGGTTGGTGGGCGATGGTCATGAGATTATAGAACGGAATTGGCGAACGCGGTATTGCGAAATTGATATTGTTAGTAAAAAAGATAATATTTTATATTTTACAGAGGTCAAATATCGGAAAAATGACAATTTCGGCGATGGCTTGGCGGCAATTACAAATAAAAAACAGCAGCAAATGCGTTTTTCTGCTGAAATATTCATTGCCAAAAATGCGCAATATGAAAGCTGCGATATGCAAATGCTGGCAATTTCTGTTGATGGAAATCCGCCCGTAGCTAAAGAGTGTGTGGTGCTGGAATAA
- the rplS gene encoding 50S ribosomal protein L19, with product MSFQLIDKINQAQKKQAVVDARSGDTVRVYQKIKEGNKERIQMFEGVVIRTDNKKSHTSRITVRKIASGVGVEKSFLMHSPLIEKIEIVRRAKVRRKFLSFLRQRSGKSARLTAKNFDRAAVNDIHDVKAEAEAERLKEEAAQAAAAKQAEKDAAQAELDAKAAEVAARHKDA from the coding sequence ATGAGTTTTCAATTGATTGACAAAATCAACCAAGCACAAAAAAAGCAAGCAGTTGTCGATGCTCGCAGTGGTGACACAGTTCGCGTTTACCAGAAAATTAAGGAAGGCAACAAAGAGCGTATTCAGATGTTCGAGGGTGTTGTTATCCGTACCGACAATAAAAAATCACACACATCACGCATTACGGTTCGAAAGATCGCTTCAGGCGTTGGCGTTGAAAAGTCATTTTTGATGCACAGTCCACTGATTGAGAAGATTGAGATTGTTCGTCGTGCTAAGGTTCGTCGCAAGTTCTTAAGCTTCCTTCGCCAGCGTAGCGGTAAGTCAGCTCGCTTGACGGCTAAGAATTTCGATCGCGCCGCCGTCAATGACATTCATGACGTTAAGGCGGAAGCAGAAGCTGAACGCTTGAAGGAAGAAGCTGCTCAGGCTGCTGCTGCAAAACAAGCTGAAAAAGATGCCGCTCAGGCTGAACTTGACGCTAAGGCTGCTGAAGTTGCGGCTCGCCATAAAGACGCGTAA
- a CDS encoding NAD(P)-dependent malic enzyme, which yields MDYNKLALELHEKYKGKITTSLRDKEELNRDKLSAYYSPGVGAVSQAIAENPADLPKYTWTNNLVAVISDGSAILGLGNLGPKAAMPVMEGKALLFKHFADVDAVPIVLDVHEPEEIIATVKAIAPSFGAINLEDIAAPKCFEIEERLKAELDIPVFHDDQHGTAVVVLAGLINAAKLTGRNLADCKFVVIGAGAAGTAIIKLLNLYGAKNIVAVDSRGIVGKSRTDLNTEKTALLEYVDASQSGSIEDAITDADVFIGVSRAGLLTPELVKKMAKDPIVFALANPVPEIMPDVAKEAGVAIIGTGRSDFPNQVNNSLAFPGIFRGALDHGVKKITDQHKLAAAEALANLVENPTVDKVVPTAFDEGVVEAVANVIR from the coding sequence ATGGATTACAATAAATTAGCACTCGAACTACACGAAAAATACAAAGGTAAAATTACGACTAGCCTCAGAGATAAAGAAGAGCTTAATCGCGACAAACTTAGCGCCTATTACAGCCCTGGCGTCGGCGCAGTCAGCCAAGCAATTGCCGAAAATCCAGCCGATTTACCAAAATACACTTGGACAAACAATCTAGTCGCCGTAATCTCAGACGGCTCAGCAATTTTGGGCTTAGGCAATTTGGGACCAAAAGCCGCCATGCCAGTTATGGAAGGAAAAGCTTTGCTATTTAAGCATTTTGCCGATGTCGACGCCGTGCCAATTGTATTAGACGTTCACGAGCCAGAAGAAATCATTGCCACAGTTAAAGCCATTGCGCCAAGTTTCGGCGCCATCAACCTCGAAGACATCGCCGCACCAAAATGCTTTGAAATTGAAGAGCGATTGAAGGCAGAATTAGATATTCCAGTCTTCCACGACGATCAACACGGCACAGCTGTCGTTGTGTTGGCGGGCTTAATTAACGCCGCCAAATTGACAGGACGAAACCTGGCAGATTGCAAATTCGTAGTCATCGGCGCGGGCGCAGCTGGCACAGCAATCATCAAATTGTTAAATCTTTACGGAGCAAAAAACATCGTGGCGGTGGATAGCCGAGGAATTGTCGGAAAATCACGCACAGACTTGAACACTGAAAAAACCGCGCTATTGGAATATGTCGACGCATCACAATCTGGCTCAATTGAAGACGCCATCACTGACGCAGACGTATTCATCGGCGTATCGCGCGCAGGACTTCTCACTCCAGAATTAGTCAAAAAAATGGCGAAAGATCCAATCGTATTCGCGCTAGCAAATCCTGTTCCAGAGATTATGCCAGATGTCGCCAAAGAAGCCGGCGTCGCAATCATCGGCACGGGTCGTAGCGACTTCCCAAACCAAGTCAACAATTCCCTGGCCTTCCCTGGAATTTTCCGCGGCGCATTAGATCACGGAGTTAAGAAAATCACCGATCAGCACAAATTGGCGGCCGCTGAAGCGCTAGCCAACCTGGTCGAAAACCCAACCGTCGACAAAGTCGTCCCAACCGCATTTGACGAGGGTGTTGTTGAAGCTGTCGCGAATGTAATTAGATGA